From Thermus neutrinimicus, a single genomic window includes:
- a CDS encoding Ig-like domain-containing protein, with the protein RAVDGAGNAAEATLGVTVANAPTVVWLSPGANQKLAGFVTLRAEVRVIRVINRVDFYFGPDGNSWTKIPGTPTVSGNVYSLEWDILRVTPGSYLLKVVVEDVGGGVAEAIVPVEIASVFVITTPADGDAVGPGAGREIVTVTVGVNGTLPPGVTINQVDVYINGQLAGTATQQIAADGSQVYVYVWDTSQPVPGHDPAKSGDRVITARVYYTGGETFTNGVRLNYQP; encoded by the coding sequence CGGGCGGTGGACGGTGCGGGCAATGCTGCGGAGGCCACCCTTGGGGTGACGGTGGCCAATGCGCCAACCGTGGTTTGGTTGAGCCCCGGAGCGAATCAAAAGTTGGCGGGATTTGTCACGCTTCGGGCTGAAGTTAGGGTCATTAGGGTTATTAACCGCGTGGACTTCTACTTCGGTCCTGATGGGAATAGCTGGACCAAGATTCCTGGCACTCCGACGGTTTCTGGGAACGTGTATAGCTTGGAGTGGGACATTCTGCGGGTCACGCCCGGTAGCTACCTTTTGAAGGTCGTGGTAGAGGATGTGGGTGGGGGTGTAGCGGAGGCTATTGTTCCCGTTGAGATAGCGTCGGTGTTTGTAATTACGACCCCAGCTGATGGTGATGCGGTGGGTCCAGGAGCGGGGCGCGAGATCGTGACGGTTACCGTGGGCGTTAACGGGACGTTACCGCCCGGGGTGACTATTAATCAGGTGGATGTGTACATCAATGGCCAACTGGCCGGGACGGCTACCCAGCAGATTGCCGCGGATGGTTCCCAGGTTTACGTGTATGTTTGGGATACCTCTCAGCCGGTGCCGGGCCATGACCCCGCCAAGTCGGGTGACAGGGTAATTACGGCGCGGGTTTACTACACGGGAGGAGAAACCTTCACCAACGGTGTTAGGCTGAACTACCAGCCGTAG